A single window of Terriglobales bacterium DNA harbors:
- a CDS encoding ABC transporter permease, producing MIQAKDLATEVYGSLRQNRRRSAITMLGMAWGIATVVLLLAYGTGFSTAIISIFKAYASMQAMGIAGGRTSMQAGGNKAGTRIRLTKDDIDRVVANVPQVIRITPESFYNALVSYEGRSYSWEVHGGNPHLQQIQNLQMDLGRFYGPEDMQLRARVCVLSSEAKEKLFSGRFALEEKIRINGIPYEVIGVLKPRPQEGDNNINRVVYIPFPTLSDFRDTHYIDMIWLDFLGYDYGAVETSVRKTLAEQYKFRPDDKRALQIFTLMEQLSQFHIITMALQVLLAFIGALTLGIGGVGLMNIMLVSVTQRTREIGMEKALGARRFDILVQFLCEALAITFLGGVLGIALAYVISFSVGNLTFYSALAQHGEMGDIRLIISPSTVAVSTTILALVGLVSGMIPAVRAARLDPIEALRYE from the coding sequence ATGATCCAGGCGAAAGACCTGGCCACGGAAGTCTACGGATCGCTCCGGCAAAACCGGCGGCGAAGTGCGATCACCATGTTGGGCATGGCCTGGGGAATCGCCACCGTGGTGCTGCTGCTGGCTTACGGCACAGGTTTTTCTACCGCCATCATCAGCATCTTCAAGGCATACGCCAGCATGCAGGCGATGGGCATCGCGGGTGGACGCACGTCCATGCAGGCGGGAGGAAATAAGGCGGGAACGAGAATTCGCTTGACCAAGGACGACATTGATCGTGTGGTGGCCAATGTGCCGCAGGTCATCCGTATTACTCCGGAGTCGTTCTATAACGCTTTGGTCAGCTACGAAGGACGCTCTTACAGCTGGGAGGTCCACGGAGGGAATCCTCATCTGCAACAAATTCAGAATCTGCAGATGGATCTCGGCCGCTTTTACGGCCCCGAGGATATGCAGCTGCGCGCGCGTGTGTGCGTGCTGAGCTCAGAAGCGAAGGAGAAGCTGTTTTCCGGACGCTTCGCGCTCGAAGAAAAGATTCGCATCAACGGCATCCCTTACGAAGTGATCGGGGTGCTGAAGCCCAGGCCGCAGGAGGGCGATAACAACATCAACCGCGTGGTGTACATCCCGTTTCCAACGCTGAGCGACTTTCGCGATACCCACTACATAGACATGATCTGGCTCGACTTTCTCGGCTACGACTACGGAGCTGTGGAGACGTCGGTTCGCAAAACGCTGGCGGAGCAATACAAGTTCCGTCCTGACGACAAGCGCGCGCTGCAAATCTTCACGCTGATGGAGCAGCTCTCGCAATTTCACATCATCACCATGGCTCTGCAAGTGCTGCTGGCCTTCATTGGCGCGCTGACGCTGGGAATCGGCGGAGTGGGTCTGATGAACATCATGTTGGTGAGCGTGACCCAGCGCACGCGCGAGATCGGTATGGAAAAGGCTTTGGGGGCGCGCCGCTTCGACATCCTGGTGCAGTTCCTGTGCGAAGCGCTGGCCATCACCTTTCTGGGCGGAGTTTTGGGGATTGCGCTCGCCTACGTCATTTCGTTCTCCGTGGGGAATCTCACTTTTTACAGCGCGCTGGCCCAGCATGGAGAAATGGGGGACATTCGACTGATCATTTCACCATCCACGGTGGCGGTCTCTACCACCATCCTGGCGCTGGTAGGACTAGTCAGCGGCATGATTCCGGCTGTTCGCGCAGCCCGGCTCGATCCCATTGAGGCGCTGCGGTATGAGTGA
- a CDS encoding DUF1295 domain-containing protein yields the protein MVTVNSSINAHKILVAPIVLALMWYFHNWSTEAFVYLALHGTYSLLWLLKQRYYPDSRFSQRVPFWVGLLFIFLPLGGYYLAPYLLISRHVTWPPYFFAMVLFIYIVGIFFHYVSDAQKFFTLRARKGLIEDGLFTRTRNPNYLGEILIYFSYALMSMHWIPFVVLGAWISGFFVRNMLTKDKSLSRHAGFAAYKSRTGLLFPKLIRPAIKAEPLPR from the coding sequence ATGGTCACGGTCAACTCCAGCATCAATGCGCACAAGATTCTCGTAGCCCCCATTGTTCTCGCTCTGATGTGGTACTTCCACAATTGGAGCACGGAAGCTTTTGTGTATCTCGCTTTGCACGGCACCTACTCGCTTTTGTGGTTGCTCAAACAGAGGTACTACCCCGACTCGCGCTTTTCTCAAAGGGTGCCTTTTTGGGTCGGCTTGCTGTTCATCTTCCTGCCCCTGGGAGGCTACTACCTGGCTCCCTACCTTCTGATCAGCCGTCACGTGACTTGGCCACCGTACTTCTTCGCAATGGTGCTCTTCATTTACATCGTGGGAATCTTCTTCCACTATGTCAGTGACGCACAGAAGTTCTTCACCTTGCGCGCGAGGAAGGGCTTGATCGAGGACGGACTCTTCACCCGCACCCGCAATCCCAATTATCTCGGCGAGATTCTGATCTACTTCTCCTACGCACTCATGTCCATGCACTGGATTCCATTCGTTGTCCTTGGCGCATGGATATCCGGGTTCTTTGTCCGCAATATGTTGACAAAAGACAAGAGTCTCTCCCGGCATGCCGGCTTCGCGGCATACAAAAGTCGAACCGGACTGCTCTTTCCCAAGCTGATTAGGCCCGCGATCAAAGCAGAGCCGTTGCCACGCTGA